The Trinickia caryophylli genomic sequence AAACCCCTTGGGCAAACGGATCGTTGTGCGGCGTGCGCTCGCCCGACAGATAAGGCAGAAAGACCGGCGCGGTGGCCAGCGCTTCGGCCGGCAGCTTTGCGGCCTCCGCAACGAGCGTCGGCTCGTCGGTGCCTGTCAGCTTGCACACCCAGCGCAGGCAGCTTGCCGCCGAAAGGACGACGCTCATCTGATGCCAGCGCTCCGGAATCGCGTGGCAGAACGCATGCACGGCGGAGGCGGGATTCGGCAGAAAGCGGTCGCCGACGACGCACAGTACGCCGGAGGTGCCGAGCGACACGAAGCCGTCGCCGGGCTCGGTCGCACCGATGCCAATTGCGCTCGTGGCGTTGTCGCCGCCGCCGGCGGCCACGATCACCTCACCGGCGCCGAGCCCCCATTCGCGCGCGATCTCGGGGCGCAGCACGCCCGACGGCGCACTGCCTTCCGCGAGCCGAGGCATCTGTGCCCGGCTCATACGGCATGCGTCGAGCAGCGCGTCGGACCAGTCGCGGCGCGCCACGTCGAGCCACAGCGTGCCCGCTGCGTCCGATGGGTCGGAGACTTTCTCGCCGGTCATTTTGAGCCGCAGGTAATCCTTGGGCAGCAGCACGCAGGCCGTGCGGCGGAATATCTCGGGCTCGTGGCGCGCCACCCACAACAGCTTGGGCGCCGTGAACCCGGGCATCGCCAGATTGCCTGCGATCCGGTGCAGTTCGGGTGCGCGATCGGTCAGCTCGTCGCATTCGTCCACACTGCGCATGTCGTTCCAGAGGATTGCGGGACGCAGCACCCGATCGGCCTCGTCGAGCAGCACAGCGCCGTGCATCTGCCCCGACAGGCCGATGCCGCGTACCGCTGAGAACGCCTCGCGGTGGGCCTCGCGCAACTTCGCGAGCGCGAGGCACGTGCCTTCCCACCAGTCGGCCGGATTCTGCTCCGACCAGCGCGGGTGGGGGCGCGAGACGGTAAAAGGAGAGCCGGCCGTTCCGAGCACGCGCCCATCGGGCGCGAGCAGCAACACTTTCACTTCGGACGTGCCGAGATCGATGCCGAGATACATGGCGGGGGAATCCCTGAGGTCGGTGTCGAAAAGCGCGATGCGCTACTTTAGCCGCGGGGTACGGCGCACCGCAATGCGTGCATGCCCCCGGGCCCGGTCAGTGCCGCGAGGCAAGCCAGGCATCGACGCGTGCGAGCGCGCTGCGCAGTACCGCCACGAGTTCGGGCTTCGAGGCCATGCCGCCCCAGAGCAGGCGCGAGGCGCTGAAGGCGGCCAATGGATCCGCCGCCGTGAAGAATGCGCGCGTGGCCGGCTCGTCGAGCAGGCCGTCCTGATACGCATATGGCAGCACGCCTTGCTGCCAGCGGTCGAGGAAGCGGAAGAAGAGCGCCGGCAGTACGGCCGTCGCGTTCGGTTCCACGCCGCGCGCGAAGCACTCGGCAAGCGTTGGCGCGATGAAGCCGGGGATCTTCGAGAACCCGTCGGCCGCGACGCGCTGATTCGTGTCCTGAATATAAGGGTTGCCGAAGCGCTCGAGCACGACGTCGCGATAGCGGGCGAGATCGAGCGGGCTCGGCGTGAGGCTCGGAATGACGTCTTCGGTTACATAGGCGTGCGCGAAAGCGCGGATGTCGGCGTCGCCGGTGCCTTCGTGAATATAAGAGAGGCCCACGAGCGTACCGGCCCAGGCAATACAGCTATGGCTCGCATTGAGAATGCGGATCTTGGCTTCCTCGTAGGGCAGTACCGAATCGACGAGTTCCGCACCGGCACGCTCCCACGCCGGCCGGCCCGCGGCGAAGCGGTCTTCGATGACCCACTGGATGAACGACTCGCCCATGACGGGGCAGGCGTCGTCGACGCCCGTGGCGGCTTTCACGCGTTCGCGCACGTCGGGCGTCGGGCGCGGCGTAATGCGATCGACCATCGAATTCGGGCAAGTCGTGTTCTGCTCGAACCATGCGGAAAGCGCTTCGAGCCCACGCGCTTCGAGAAAGGCGCGCATGCCCGCCTCGAAGCGCTCGCCGTTGCTGCGCAGGTTGTCGCAACTTTGCAGCGTCACGGGGCCTGCGCCGCGCGTGCGCCGGGCGTCGAGGATCGCGGCCAGTGCGCCGTAGATGGTCGTGCGTGCCCCGCTCAGGTCGGCCGCGATGTCCGGGTTCGACGTGTCGAGGCGGTCGTGCTCGTCGAGGTAATAGCCGCCTTCGGTTACGGTGAACGACACGATCTTGCAGGCGGGGTCCGCACCGGCCTCGACGAGCCCTTCGAGGCCCGCTGACCACGGTACGACGCGCTCGATCGATCGGATCGTCTCATAGGTCCGCACGCCCTGGGGGGTGACGGTTTCGAGCGTATACACGCCCTTTTGTCCGGCCAGTGCGTCGAGCACCGCGTTCATGTCGCCGCGGATGTTGCCGACAGTGAGCGACCACTTCGGCTCTCCCGCAGGAGCGGCTTCGTTGAGGCGGTGCAGATACCACGCCTGATGTGCCCGGTGGAAGGACCCCGCGCCAAGATGCAGGATCACGTTCGCAGCGCTGCTCGCCGGTTTGTCCATCGCTTGTCTCCTGAATGAAACGACCGCTCCGTCCATCCTGCGGGGCGAATGCGATCTTTTGTTCTTTCGATGGGCGAATGATCGGATTCGGGCGCGCGAAAGTCAAGGCGCGGTGCGCAAGCAGTCCGGGGACAGAACAAGCGGAAGGGACGGTGGCGCGGGAATGCAACTGCCCGATGCCGGGCAGCCGTAAGTGGGCGAAGAAGGGGAGGAAAAGGGTGGGATTCGAGGGGCGGCAGCGCGCCGGCGGACTATTTCCCGGCTCTCCGAATCAGGCTGCCGGCATAGACGAGTGCTGCGAGTGCCGTAATCCAGAAGCTCGTCGGCCAGTCGGTGTAAAACGCGAGCGTGACGCCGAGCCAGGCTTGCAGGAGTGCGAACAGCGCTGCCAGGGCGATGCCGTGCGAAAGCCGGCTCGACAGATTTTGCGCGGCGGCGGCCGGGCCGACCATCAGCGTGAACACGAGCAGCACGCCCACGATCTGCGTGCAGGCGGCTACCGTCAAGGCGGCGATCGCGAGAAAGAGCATGGACACGAGCCGCAGCGACACGCCTTTTGCCTCGGCCAGCTCGGGCTGCAGTGTGGCGAAGACGAGCGGCCGCGCGATCGCGGCCAATGCGATCAGACTGGCCGCGCCGATGGCCGCGAGCACGAGGAGCGTGTTCGTCGTCACACCGAGTACGTTGCCGAACAGCAGCGCCGTGACCTGCGTCGCGTACGCCGTGAAAAAGTGGAGGAACAACAGCCCGCAGCCGAGCGAGAGCGACAGCACCACGCCGATCGCCACGTCGCGCCCGGCCAGGCGCTCGCCGAGGGCGCCCATCGAAAGCCCGGCCGCGAGCGTGAAGCCGATCATGCCCCAGAGGGGCGAAATGCCGATCAGCGCGGCGCCCGTCGCCCCGGTGAAGCCGACATGCGAGAGCGCATGGCCGGCGAAGGTCTGCTCGCGCATCACGAGGAAGTAGCCGACGATGCCCGCGAGCACGGCGACGATCCCCGAAGCCGCGAACGCGTTCACCATGAAATCGTATTCAAACATCGTGCGTATGTCCGTGCGTGTGTCCATGAGCATGGCCATGCTCATGGTGGTGTCCGTGCCCCGCGCCGCCCGCGTCCTCTTCGTGCTCGTGATCGTGCTTTTCGACTTCGACATCGCCGGACATCACGAAGATGCGGCCATTCATGCGCATGACGTCGATCGGCGAGCCGTAGAGCCGTGACAGGACGGGCCGCGTGATGACCTCGTCGACGGTGCCGAGCGCGGCCGATCCGCTGCCGAGATAAAGCACGCGGTCGAGCGCGTTGAGCAGCGGATTGAGTTCGTGCGCGGAAAAAAGCACCGTGATGCCGAGCTCGCGCTGCACGCGGCGCACGAGTTCGACGACGC encodes the following:
- a CDS encoding metal ABC transporter permease, which gives rise to MFEYDFMVNAFAASGIVAVLAGIVGYFLVMREQTFAGHALSHVGFTGATGAALIGISPLWGMIGFTLAAGLSMGALGERLAGRDVAIGVVLSLSLGCGLLFLHFFTAYATQVTALLFGNVLGVTTNTLLVLAAIGAASLIALAAIARPLVFATLQPELAEAKGVSLRLVSMLFLAIAALTVAACTQIVGVLLVFTLMVGPAAAAQNLSSRLSHGIALAALFALLQAWLGVTLAFYTDWPTSFWITALAALVYAGSLIRRAGK
- the dalD gene encoding D-arabinitol 4-dehydrogenase; translated protein: MDKPASSAANVILHLGAGSFHRAHQAWYLHRLNEAAPAGEPKWSLTVGNIRGDMNAVLDALAGQKGVYTLETVTPQGVRTYETIRSIERVVPWSAGLEGLVEAGADPACKIVSFTVTEGGYYLDEHDRLDTSNPDIAADLSGARTTIYGALAAILDARRTRGAGPVTLQSCDNLRSNGERFEAGMRAFLEARGLEALSAWFEQNTTCPNSMVDRITPRPTPDVRERVKAATGVDDACPVMGESFIQWVIEDRFAAGRPAWERAGAELVDSVLPYEEAKIRILNASHSCIAWAGTLVGLSYIHEGTGDADIRAFAHAYVTEDVIPSLTPSPLDLARYRDVVLERFGNPYIQDTNQRVAADGFSKIPGFIAPTLAECFARGVEPNATAVLPALFFRFLDRWQQGVLPYAYQDGLLDEPATRAFFTAADPLAAFSASRLLWGGMASKPELVAVLRSALARVDAWLASRH
- the xylB gene encoding xylulokinase, with protein sequence MYLGIDLGTSEVKVLLLAPDGRVLGTAGSPFTVSRPHPRWSEQNPADWWEGTCLALAKLREAHREAFSAVRGIGLSGQMHGAVLLDEADRVLRPAILWNDMRSVDECDELTDRAPELHRIAGNLAMPGFTAPKLLWVARHEPEIFRRTACVLLPKDYLRLKMTGEKVSDPSDAAGTLWLDVARRDWSDALLDACRMSRAQMPRLAEGSAPSGVLRPEIAREWGLGAGEVIVAAGGGDNATSAIGIGATEPGDGFVSLGTSGVLCVVGDRFLPNPASAVHAFCHAIPERWHQMSVVLSAASCLRWVCKLTGTDEPTLVAEAAKLPAEALATAPVFLPYLSGERTPHNDPFAQGVFFGMTHATDRALLGYAVLEGVTLALADGLDALAAAGTRPHALSLLGGGARSAYWAQLLADALATPTRQHGGGETGAALGAARLGWLAAGGEPKTVLAKPPVVAEFTPDETRHAQLRLRLDAYRELYRHVRPLFDPSRERLA